TGCCCGCTCCAGAGACTCCATTTCCCAGAAGCCCCAGAGCCTGTGTCGGAGCCGGCATTTCCCGGGCGCCCCCTCGCGGGGCACTTCAGCGGGGCTTCTGTTCCCGGCGGCCCTCGCGGCAGGTTCCGGGCGTAAGGGCAGTTCGTGATGGCCGGGTCTGGTTCCGCCGCTGTGTCCGGGGCTGGAACCCCGGTGGCAGGGCCCGCAGGCCGCGACCTCTTCGCCGAGGGGCTCCTGGAGTTCCTGCGACCGGCTGTGCAGCAGCTAGATTCTCACGTCCACGCCGTCAGGTGCCCGAAAAGGAAGATTGGGGCGGGGCCACTCCTCGATTTGGTTTAGTAGGGgcggggaaggggaggggctAAGGTGGGTTCCTGCGGGCGTTCTGACGGGACTAAGAATACATTTGGGAAACTGATTGGAGGCTGGGCGGAAGGTGGAAGCCGCGGGGTGGGGCGTGGGTTGGGGGCGTGAGGCTGGCTCTTCTCGGCCCTGGGAAACACGTAGGGAAACAGGTTTCTTGAGTTCTCATTGGCTGACCGTCTAGGCCTTGCACCTCTTTGCAGAGAGAGCCAGGTGGAGCTCCGGGAACAGATTGATAACCTAGCTACCGGTAAGCATCTCCGTATACGCGGAATCGTCCATCTCACGTTCAGGACCTTGTGTTTTGCCATCCCGGGCTGGGTTTCTGTCACTTCCTTCCAGCACAGCGCTGCTGGCAGACTCAAGTTTCTAGTGACTGGCCCATATAGGTGCAAGAGTGTTTTCCATCCCATTAACTAGCCTGCTTTGCCAAAGAACAGCACATGAGCCAGTAGGTGTTAGTTGTCCCTTACTTCCATCCCCAGAACTGTGCCGTATCAATGAGGATCAGAAAGTGGCCCTGGATCTCGACCCGTATGTGAAGAAGCTACTTAATGCCCGGCGACGGGTTGTCTTGGTCAACAACATTCTACAGAATGCCCAGGTAAAAGAATTTCCTACCAACAGTGTGATTGTTTGCTCTGCTTTGTAAGTTGTCAATTTTCAAGGGGTGTCTTGAAGTCCCCAACATAATGAAAGTCGTAATTTTTTAAGTCTTGGGGAAAAGGAGTTGTCAACTTAGTGTCTGCCATAATAGTACTCCAGATTCTCAATACCCCGTTGACCA
This DNA window, taken from Rhinolophus ferrumequinum isolate MPI-CBG mRhiFer1 chromosome 22, mRhiFer1_v1.p, whole genome shotgun sequence, encodes the following:
- the SNAPIN gene encoding SNARE-associated protein Snapin translates to MAGSGSAAVSGAGTPVAGPAGRDLFAEGLLEFLRPAVQQLDSHVHAVRESQVELREQIDNLATELCRINEDQKVALDLDPYVKKLLNARRRVVLVNNILQNAQERLRRLNHSVAKETARRRAMLDSGVYPPGSPSK